The uncultured Trichococcus sp. DNA window AATTGATCGCATTGGACCTGGATGGCACGCTTCTGAATTCGGACCATGGGATATCGGAAGCGAACAAAGAAATGATACAAGTACACAAGGAGCTCGGCTGCAGATTCGTGCTTTGCACCGGCAGACCGTTTATCGGCATCACAGCCATCATCGAAACGTTGGGGTTGGAAGGACAGGGCTATGCCGTCAGTTTCAACGGTTCGGTGATCCATGATTTGGCCAGCAACGAAATCGTCCACAACCGGCCACTGCCTTTTCAGGATTTGTTGGAAATAGACCGGCTTAGCCAGAAGATTGGCGTGGATTACCACATCCAGAGCACCGCAGGCATCTTCACCACAAAACACGACATCAATGTGCATACCGCCTTCGACAGCTGGCTGAACAAATCGCGCATAAATGTGAGGAAACTTGAGGATCTGCACAGCACTGCCATCAACAAAGTGCTGTTTGTCTCAGAACCAGCCCGGTTGGACCAAAAAATCGCTGCGGTGCCCGATTACTTCCGCAGGAAATATAATCTGATGAAAAGTCTGGATTGCTTTTTTGAATTCTTGGACAAGCGGGCGAATAAAGGGAGCGCATTGAATGTGGTCGCGGATAGACTCGGGATCCTTCCGGAAGAGGTCATGGCGATCGGCGACAACGACAATGACGTGTCCATGCTTGCTTATGCAGGCATCAGCGTCGCGATGGGGAATGGTTCCGAAAAAGCGAAAGCGGCCGCTGATTTCGTCACAAAATCCAACGACGAGGACGGGGTTGCTTATGCTTTGGAGAAGTGGGCGTGATAGGGAACTCTGATGACGAACCTCGAAATGTGTTTTTGATATTTCAGAATTAAGGAGGGGAAAACAGAATTCAAACGGACTCCTATGAAGTACAGCTGAAATAGAAGTGCAGTCAAAGGGAAAAAACGCATGATTACCAGTATTGGGGCTGAGCCCTGACCGGTAACTATGCGTTTTTTTATTGTGTTCGTTCCTCCTGGTGAACTTGAAAACAGTAAGGGTTGTAGTCAAGGCTTACTATCTTGTTTTTGCTGGATTATATGATATCCTTTAGTAAGAATTAGGCAATCTAAGTTAATAAATGATTAGGAATTAAAGGAGTTGATTACGTGGATGATACATCTTTGCTGTACGCAAAAGCTCATAAGCAGAATTTTGTTAAAGAAGTCATTTTAGATAAGGTAATGGTTTCAGATAAGGTTGCTATTTTCATGGCGGGTAGCCC harbors:
- a CDS encoding Cof-type HAD-IIB family hydrolase — protein: MIKLIALDLDGTLLNSDHGISEANKEMIQVHKELGCRFVLCTGRPFIGITAIIETLGLEGQGYAVSFNGSVIHDLASNEIVHNRPLPFQDLLEIDRLSQKIGVDYHIQSTAGIFTTKHDINVHTAFDSWLNKSRINVRKLEDLHSTAINKVLFVSEPARLDQKIAAVPDYFRRKYNLMKSLDCFFEFLDKRANKGSALNVVADRLGILPEEVMAIGDNDNDVSMLAYAGISVAMGNGSEKAKAAADFVTKSNDEDGVAYALEKWA